One window of the Candidatus Methylomirabilota bacterium genome contains the following:
- a CDS encoding adenylosuccinate lyase family protein, producing the protein MLEEPTSLRIDDPGVRALFTEAARFQAWLDVEAALALAQAELEIIPEAAAREIVAKAHLSFLDLAAVREGLARTGHPLVPLVWELDRACEGEAGGYVHWGATTQNVTQTGQLLQVRHAHQIFLRQLAAILTTLADLAERTKDVLLPGRTHGQHALPATFGFKVAVWIDELARHVERLQGCEGRVFVAMLGGGAGTLASLGDLGLATQERMAAHLGMAPMPMPARTIGDHQAEYVALLGMLAATCSKIGREVYTLMKQEFGELEEPVPPGTVGSSTMPQKRNPKLSQDIIAAAAQIRALVPLALEAMQTEHEADRTTSMMMSRAIVQACELTGDVLQRMMVLLDGLQVFPDRMRENLDLSGGLIMAEALMLELGRQIGRQRAHDAVYEAAQASVTQARPFREMLALDPQVSAGLTPAQMETLLDPARYTGLCRELAERGAAQARAIAAAVALRLA; encoded by the coding sequence ATGCTCGAGGAGCCGACCTCTCTCCGCATCGACGACCCCGGCGTACGGGCCCTCTTCACGGAGGCGGCGCGCTTTCAAGCGTGGCTGGACGTCGAGGCCGCGCTCGCGCTGGCCCAGGCCGAGCTGGAGATCATCCCGGAGGCGGCCGCGCGCGAGATCGTCGCCAAGGCGCACCTCTCCTTCCTCGACCTGGCCGCGGTGCGCGAGGGCCTGGCCCGCACCGGCCATCCGCTGGTGCCGCTGGTCTGGGAGCTCGATCGCGCCTGTGAGGGCGAGGCCGGTGGCTACGTGCACTGGGGCGCCACCACCCAGAACGTCACCCAGACCGGCCAGCTCCTCCAGGTGCGGCATGCGCACCAGATCTTCCTGCGCCAGCTCGCGGCGATCCTGACCACGCTGGCCGACCTGGCCGAGCGTACCAAGGACGTGCTCCTTCCCGGCCGCACCCACGGCCAGCACGCGCTCCCCGCCACCTTCGGCTTCAAGGTCGCGGTGTGGATCGACGAGCTGGCGCGACACGTCGAGCGGCTGCAGGGCTGCGAGGGCCGCGTGTTCGTGGCCATGCTCGGCGGCGGCGCGGGCACGCTCGCGTCGCTGGGCGATCTGGGCCTGGCCACCCAGGAGCGGATGGCCGCGCACCTCGGCATGGCCCCGATGCCGATGCCCGCGCGCACCATCGGCGACCACCAGGCCGAGTACGTCGCGCTGCTCGGCATGCTCGCGGCGACGTGCAGCAAGATCGGCCGCGAGGTCTACACGCTGATGAAGCAGGAGTTCGGAGAGCTGGAAGAGCCGGTGCCGCCGGGCACGGTGGGCAGCAGTACCATGCCCCAGAAGCGCAATCCCAAGCTCTCGCAGGACATCATCGCGGCGGCCGCGCAGATCCGCGCGCTGGTGCCGCTGGCCCTGGAGGCGATGCAGACCGAGCACGAGGCCGATCGCACCACCAGCATGATGATGAGTCGCGCGATCGTGCAGGCGTGCGAGCTGACCGGCGACGTGCTGCAGCGGATGATGGTGCTGCTCGACGGCCTCCAGGTGTTCCCGGACCGCATGCGCGAGAATCTGGATCTCTCCGGCGGGCTCATCATGGCCGAGGCGCTCATGCTGGAGCTGGGCCGGCAGATCGGCCGGCAGCGCGCCCACGACGCGGTGTACGAGGCCGCGCAGGCCTCGGTGACGCAGGCGCGGCCGTTTCGCGAGATGCTCGCGTTGGATCCTCAGGTGAGCGCCGGCCTCACCCCCGCGCAGATGGAGACGCTCCTCGACCCCGCACGCTACACCGGGCTCTGCCGGGAGCTGGCCGAGCGCGGCGCCGCGCAGGCTCGCGCGATCGCCGCCGCGGTCGCGCTGCGCCTGGCCTGA